A window from Cryobacterium sp. SO1 encodes these proteins:
- a CDS encoding RNA helicase — MATLTALPHVTDPDVLFEAFELWAADAGLRLYPAQEEAVIEIVSGANLILSTPTGTGKSLVAVGAHFAALSAGKRSFYTAPIKALVSEKFFALVEIFGAENVGMMTGDSSVNSDAPIICCTAEILANLALRNGEDTPVDQVVMDEFHFYSDPDRGWAWQVPLLLLPRVQFILMSATLGDVTDIAADLSRRTDRDTAVVTGVERPVPLHYFYETTPVHETVEDLLKTGQAPVYIVHFAQAAALERAQALSSVKVVTKEQKEAIAELIGEFRFTTSFGKTLSRLIRMGIGVHHAGMLPKYRRLVEQLAQRGLLRVICGTDTLGVGINVPIRSVLFTALTKYDGVKMRQLNAREFHQIAGRAGRAGFDTAGTVMVQAPDHETENLKAIEKAGDDPKKRRKIVRKRAPEGFVSWGEPSFRRLVDAEPETLTSSMQMTSAMLINVIARGGDAYANVYSLVFDNHEPWKRQLAHARRALGIYKTLRAAGIVEQGADGSIRLTVDLQANFALNQPLSPFALAAFDLLSSEAPTYALDMISVLESTLDDPRPVLMGQQFAARGEAVNAMKSEGIEYDQRMELLEEITWPKPLDELLSYAFETYKQSQPWIADFPLRPKTVVRDMYERAMSFGEFVAYYKLARSEGVVLRYLSDAYRAARQTIPDEAKTEDLLDLIEWLGELVRQVDSSLLDEWEELIHPDLAAHEATAHAVVPPAPHRLTTNTRAFRILVRNELFRRVQLAALENYDALGDLDRDSGFGAEAWADAMDGYYAEHDELLAGANARGAGLLILDEGAAVWTARQIFDDPAGDHDWGISAQIDLAESDELGIPALTVTGINRL, encoded by the coding sequence ATGGCAACCCTCACCGCCCTCCCGCACGTCACCGATCCCGATGTCCTCTTCGAGGCCTTCGAACTCTGGGCGGCGGATGCGGGCCTCAGGCTCTATCCGGCGCAAGAGGAGGCGGTCATCGAGATCGTGTCCGGTGCCAACCTGATCCTTTCCACCCCCACCGGCACCGGCAAGTCCCTCGTGGCCGTCGGTGCGCACTTCGCGGCGCTCTCCGCCGGCAAGCGCAGCTTCTACACCGCCCCGATCAAGGCGCTGGTGAGCGAGAAGTTCTTCGCGCTGGTGGAGATCTTCGGCGCCGAGAACGTGGGCATGATGACCGGTGACTCGTCGGTCAACTCCGACGCCCCGATCATCTGCTGCACCGCCGAGATCCTCGCCAACCTGGCGCTTCGCAACGGCGAGGACACCCCGGTCGATCAGGTCGTGATGGACGAGTTCCACTTCTACTCCGACCCGGACCGCGGCTGGGCCTGGCAGGTGCCGCTGCTGCTGTTGCCGCGGGTGCAGTTCATCCTGATGTCGGCCACCCTCGGTGACGTCACCGACATCGCCGCGGACCTGTCCCGCCGCACCGACCGCGACACCGCCGTGGTCACCGGTGTCGAGCGCCCGGTGCCGCTGCACTACTTCTACGAGACCACCCCGGTGCACGAGACCGTGGAGGACCTGCTCAAGACCGGGCAGGCTCCCGTGTACATCGTGCACTTCGCCCAGGCCGCCGCCCTCGAGCGCGCCCAGGCGCTCTCCAGCGTGAAGGTCGTGACCAAGGAGCAGAAGGAGGCCATCGCCGAGCTGATCGGCGAATTCAGGTTCACCACCAGCTTCGGCAAGACCCTCTCCAGGCTGATCCGGATGGGCATCGGCGTGCACCACGCCGGCATGCTGCCCAAGTACCGCCGACTCGTGGAGCAGCTCGCCCAGCGCGGCCTGCTCCGGGTGATCTGCGGCACCGACACCCTGGGCGTGGGCATCAACGTGCCCATCCGCAGCGTGCTGTTCACGGCCCTGACCAAGTACGACGGCGTCAAGATGCGCCAGCTCAACGCCCGCGAGTTCCACCAGATCGCCGGCCGGGCGGGCCGGGCCGGCTTCGACACCGCCGGAACCGTGATGGTGCAGGCGCCCGACCACGAGACCGAGAACCTCAAGGCCATCGAGAAGGCCGGCGACGACCCCAAGAAGCGGCGCAAGATCGTGCGCAAGCGCGCTCCGGAGGGCTTCGTCTCCTGGGGGGAGCCGTCGTTCCGCCGGCTCGTCGACGCCGAACCGGAGACCCTCACCTCGAGCATGCAGATGACCAGCGCGATGCTGATCAACGTGATCGCCCGCGGCGGCGACGCCTACGCGAACGTGTACTCGTTGGTGTTCGACAATCACGAGCCGTGGAAGCGTCAGCTCGCCCACGCCCGCCGCGCCCTGGGCATCTACAAGACCCTGCGCGCGGCTGGGATCGTGGAGCAGGGTGCGGACGGCAGCATCCGTCTCACCGTTGACCTGCAGGCGAACTTCGCGCTCAACCAGCCGCTGTCGCCGTTCGCGCTGGCCGCGTTCGACCTGCTCTCCAGTGAGGCACCCACCTACGCGCTGGACATGATCTCGGTGCTCGAGTCCACCCTCGACGACCCGCGCCCGGTGCTGATGGGCCAGCAGTTCGCCGCCCGCGGCGAGGCGGTGAACGCCATGAAGAGCGAGGGCATCGAGTACGACCAGCGCATGGAGCTGCTCGAGGAGATCACCTGGCCCAAGCCCCTGGACGAGCTGCTCAGCTACGCGTTCGAGACCTACAAGCAGTCCCAGCCCTGGATCGCCGACTTCCCGCTGCGGCCCAAGACCGTGGTGCGCGACATGTACGAACGGGCCATGTCGTTCGGCGAGTTCGTGGCCTACTACAAGCTCGCCCGCAGCGAGGGCGTGGTGCTGCGCTACCTCTCGGATGCCTACCGGGCCGCCCGGCAGACCATCCCGGACGAAGCCAAGACCGAGGACCTGCTCGACCTGATCGAGTGGCTCGGCGAACTGGTGCGGCAGGTGGACTCCAGCCTGCTCGACGAGTGGGAGGAGCTGATCCACCCCGATCTGGCCGCGCACGAGGCCACCGCACACGCCGTGGTGCCGCCCGCGCCGCACCGGCTCACCACCAACACCCGGGCGTTCCGGATCCTGGTGCGCAACGAACTGTTCCGCCGGGTGCAACTGGCCGCGCTGGAGAACTACGACGCCCTGGGCGACCTCGACCGCGACAGCGGCTTCGGCGCGGAGGCCTGGGCCGACGCCATGGACGGCTACTACGCCGAGCACGACGAGTTGCTGGCCGGGGCGAACGCCCGCGGCGCCGGGCTGCTCATCCTCGACGAGGGTGCCGCGGTGTGGACCGCCCGGCAGATCTTCGACGACCCGGCCGGCGATCACGACTGGGGCATCAGCGCCCAGATCGACCTCGCCGAGTCCGACGAGCTGGGCATCCCGGCCCTGACCGTGACCGGAATCAACCGGCTCTAG
- a CDS encoding glycosyltransferase produces MTALHPSLGVPSTPESTLDSVLTPEAMYRIPAHRVATEPRTGRPAPTGHAHSPSLVMLVLIATVGILAYAHFLLNPASRGDWLPYSLVIAAESILIFQALLSMWTILSGSSDPREFSVHQAQATLIHTRSLARDGLMDQPERWPLHLGDQPATIDVFITTYGEDLDVIRTTVTAARRMHGEHLTRVLDDGRSDEVRDLAAELGVRYLRRLSSNGAKAGNVNHALTVSTAEFFVIFDADFVPKPGFLLETLPFFIDDTVSFVQTPQAYSNLHNVISRGAGYMQAVFYRFIQPGRNRFNAAFCVGTNVIFRRDAINDIGGMYTDSKSEDVWTSLKLHERGWKTIYIPTVLATGHAPDTVEAYTKQQLRWATGGFEILLQSNPLSPRRRLTFDQRLQYLVTASFYLTGIAPLLLLLVPPLEIYFDLRPMNISTTVVTWLLYYAGFYLMQVVLAFYTMGSFRWETLMLATASFPIYVAALINVLVGKEQHWSATGNRSKAASPFNFMIPQVLFFVFLLLTSVVAVWRDVTIGTLTLATAWNVTNTVILGTFVGTALIESHGARRVRALSRKVVPS; encoded by the coding sequence ATGACTGCCCTTCATCCCAGCCTTGGCGTACCCAGCACTCCCGAATCCACCCTGGATTCCGTGCTGACGCCCGAGGCCATGTACCGAATCCCCGCCCACCGAGTGGCAACCGAACCCCGCACGGGCCGGCCGGCGCCCACCGGTCATGCCCATTCGCCCTCCCTGGTGATGCTGGTGCTGATCGCCACCGTCGGCATCCTGGCCTACGCCCATTTCCTGCTCAACCCGGCCAGCCGCGGTGACTGGCTGCCGTACTCGCTGGTCATCGCGGCCGAGTCGATCCTGATCTTCCAAGCGCTGCTGTCGATGTGGACAATCCTGTCCGGGTCGAGCGATCCGAGGGAGTTCAGCGTGCACCAGGCCCAGGCGACCCTGATCCACACTCGATCCCTCGCCAGGGACGGTCTGATGGACCAGCCGGAGCGGTGGCCCCTGCACCTGGGCGACCAGCCGGCGACGATCGACGTGTTCATCACCACCTACGGCGAGGACCTCGACGTGATCCGCACCACCGTGACCGCCGCGCGCCGGATGCACGGCGAACACCTCACCAGGGTGCTCGATGACGGCCGGTCCGACGAGGTGCGTGACCTCGCCGCCGAGCTGGGCGTGCGCTACCTGCGGCGCCTGAGTTCGAACGGCGCGAAGGCGGGCAACGTCAACCACGCGCTCACGGTGAGCACCGCGGAGTTCTTCGTGATCTTCGACGCCGACTTCGTACCCAAGCCGGGATTCCTGCTCGAGACCCTGCCGTTCTTCATCGATGACACGGTCTCCTTTGTGCAGACCCCGCAGGCCTACAGCAACCTGCACAACGTCATCTCGCGCGGCGCCGGGTACATGCAGGCCGTCTTCTACAGGTTCATCCAGCCCGGCCGCAACCGGTTCAACGCCGCATTCTGCGTGGGCACCAATGTGATCTTCCGCCGGGACGCCATCAACGACATCGGCGGCATGTACACCGACTCCAAATCCGAGGATGTCTGGACCTCGCTCAAGCTGCACGAGCGCGGATGGAAGACCATCTACATTCCCACCGTGCTGGCAACCGGCCACGCCCCCGACACCGTGGAGGCGTACACGAAACAGCAGCTGCGTTGGGCAACGGGCGGCTTTGAGATCCTGCTGCAGAGCAACCCGCTCAGTCCGCGCCGCCGCCTCACCTTCGACCAGCGCCTGCAGTACCTGGTGACCGCATCGTTCTATCTCACCGGGATCGCGCCGCTGCTGCTGCTGCTGGTGCCGCCGCTGGAGATCTATTTCGACCTGCGCCCGATGAACATCTCCACGACCGTCGTGACCTGGTTGCTGTACTACGCGGGCTTCTACCTGATGCAGGTCGTCCTGGCCTTCTACACGATGGGGTCGTTCCGGTGGGAGACGCTGATGCTCGCCACGGCGTCGTTCCCGATCTATGTGGCCGCGCTGATCAACGTGCTGGTCGGCAAGGAGCAGCACTGGAGTGCCACCGGTAACCGGTCGAAAGCGGCCTCGCCGTTCAACTTCATGATTCCGCAGGTCCTGTTCTTCGTCTTCCTGCTGCTGACCTCGGTGGTGGCGGTGTGGCGGGACGTCACGATCGGCACCCTCACCCTGGCCACGGCGTGGAACGTGACCAACACCGTCATCCTCGGCACCTTCGTGGGCACGGCTCTGATCGAGTCACACGGCGCCCGCCGGGTGCGGGCCCTGTCCCGAAAGGTGGTGCCCTCATGA
- a CDS encoding Lrp/AsnC family transcriptional regulator produces the protein MDAPKKRLAVRADALDAVDHGLLGLLRSNSRLSNAALAASVGIAASTCLERVRSLVTRGVIRRFTVDVDPAALGLSVQALISINIHSGARSQITPFATRIRDLPEVVQFFFVGGNEDFLLHVAVQDTAGLRRFVVDNLSADPVVAATRTSVIFDHVTPPL, from the coding sequence ATGGACGCACCCAAGAAGCGACTGGCCGTTCGCGCGGATGCCCTCGACGCCGTGGATCACGGCCTGCTCGGGTTGCTGCGCTCCAATTCGCGGCTGTCGAACGCCGCCCTGGCCGCCTCGGTGGGCATCGCCGCGTCCACCTGCCTCGAGCGGGTGCGGTCGCTGGTGACCCGTGGTGTGATCCGCCGGTTCACCGTGGATGTCGACCCGGCCGCGCTGGGCCTGAGCGTGCAGGCCTTGATCAGCATCAACATCCACTCCGGCGCCCGGTCGCAGATCACGCCGTTCGCCACCCGCATCCGCGACCTGCCCGAGGTGGTGCAGTTCTTCTTCGTGGGCGGCAACGAAGATTTTCTGCTGCATGTGGCCGTGCAGGACACCGCGGGGCTGCGTCGCTTCGTGGTCGACAATCTCTCGGCCGACCCTGTCGTGGCGGCCACCCGCACCAGCGTCATCTTCGACCACGTGACGCCGCCGCTGTAG
- a CDS encoding biotin/lipoyl-binding protein: MTWANRFKLFVGLIAVVGIVAVLTIVFNQRQAQVMSASASIQAAEYPVGSDYGGTVLDRLVDDGDKVKAGQALFRLQSPTLQADLAEGLVTADNVAYSVGDDGVLTLTASVDGTLTDITTERGSFVQAGQVLAVIDKTGSLFVSADFVLTSGDYARIEPGADVDILLPNQTRVAGTMDTLDVQTADGQAETTAKVVSPDLVDGAANGLMAPGTPVTATISLRDDGLLAGASDGLFSFLRTIGL, translated from the coding sequence ATGACCTGGGCCAATCGATTCAAGCTCTTCGTCGGGCTCATCGCGGTTGTCGGCATCGTCGCGGTGCTCACCATCGTGTTCAATCAGCGGCAGGCCCAGGTGATGAGCGCCTCCGCCTCGATCCAGGCGGCGGAGTACCCGGTGGGATCCGACTACGGCGGAACCGTGCTGGACCGGCTCGTCGACGACGGTGACAAGGTGAAGGCCGGCCAGGCCCTGTTCAGGTTGCAGAGCCCCACCCTGCAGGCCGATCTGGCCGAAGGGTTGGTCACGGCGGACAACGTGGCCTACTCCGTCGGCGACGACGGTGTGCTCACCCTCACCGCATCCGTCGACGGCACCCTCACCGACATCACCACCGAACGCGGTTCCTTCGTGCAGGCGGGGCAGGTGCTCGCCGTGATCGACAAGACCGGTTCCCTGTTCGTGTCGGCCGATTTTGTGCTCACCAGCGGTGACTACGCGCGGATCGAACCGGGCGCGGACGTCGACATCCTGCTGCCCAACCAGACCCGGGTGGCCGGCACCATGGATACCCTGGACGTGCAGACCGCCGACGGCCAGGCGGAGACGACGGCGAAGGTCGTGAGCCCCGACCTCGTCGACGGCGCCGCGAATGGGCTGATGGCTCCCGGCACACCCGTGACGGCCACGATCTCCCTGCGCGACGACGGCCTTCTCGCCGGGGCCAGCGACGGACTGTTCAGCTTCCTGCGGACGATCGGCCTGTGA
- a CDS encoding Gfo/Idh/MocA family oxidoreductase, whose translation MATSEIQPESPINTPKPAPKPGPRPGQGPQHGTRADARPAPTATGGTAARLTGPIRAAVIGYGLSGRVFHAPFLAANPDFSLEAIVTGDPERGARATDSYPGVRIVPTAEALFAQAADLDVVVIGTPPDTHVALANAALNVGLAVVIDKPFAVDSEHGWALLNRAESLGLPLTVFQNRRWDGDFLTLQALLADGALGDVYRFESRFEFFKPGTPRSWKAGATPAAGGGVLYDLGAHLIDQAVLLFGPVDDFTAELSTRRLGGAADDDSFVSLHHGSGVRSHLWVSSFAAQAGPRFRVLGSAAGYTKWGVDGQEAAIQAGNLPSDADFGLEPEATWGRLGADGASQVVPTQRGHYAGFYQGLADALLRGAPLPVNAVDSAHTIELIERIHASVR comes from the coding sequence ATGGCCACTTCAGAAATTCAGCCGGAATCCCCGATCAACACGCCGAAGCCGGCGCCCAAGCCGGGCCCGCGCCCCGGACAGGGCCCGCAGCACGGCACCCGGGCGGATGCACGACCTGCCCCGACCGCCACCGGCGGCACGGCAGCCAGGCTGACCGGGCCGATTCGCGCGGCCGTGATCGGCTACGGGCTCTCCGGCCGGGTCTTCCACGCGCCGTTCCTGGCGGCCAACCCCGACTTCTCGCTCGAAGCCATCGTGACCGGCGACCCCGAGCGCGGCGCACGAGCCACCGACAGCTACCCTGGCGTGCGGATCGTGCCCACGGCCGAGGCCCTGTTCGCGCAGGCGGCCGACCTCGACGTGGTGGTCATCGGCACCCCGCCGGACACCCACGTGGCCCTGGCCAACGCGGCCCTGAACGTGGGCCTGGCCGTCGTCATCGACAAGCCGTTCGCGGTGGACTCCGAGCACGGCTGGGCGTTGCTGAACCGGGCCGAGAGCCTGGGGCTGCCGCTGACGGTATTCCAGAACCGGCGCTGGGACGGCGATTTCCTCACTCTGCAGGCCCTTTTGGCCGACGGCGCCCTCGGCGATGTCTACAGGTTCGAGTCCAGATTCGAGTTCTTCAAGCCGGGGACCCCGCGCAGTTGGAAGGCCGGCGCGACCCCGGCCGCGGGCGGCGGTGTGCTCTATGACCTCGGCGCCCACCTGATCGACCAGGCCGTGCTTCTGTTCGGCCCGGTCGACGACTTCACCGCGGAGCTGTCCACCCGCCGGCTCGGCGGCGCCGCCGACGACGACTCCTTCGTGTCGCTGCACCACGGGTCGGGGGTGCGCTCGCACCTGTGGGTGAGCTCCTTCGCCGCCCAGGCGGGCCCGCGGTTCCGGGTGCTCGGCTCGGCTGCGGGCTACACCAAGTGGGGAGTCGACGGTCAGGAGGCAGCCATCCAGGCCGGCAACCTGCCCAGCGACGCCGACTTCGGCCTCGAGCCGGAAGCCACCTGGGGCCGTCTCGGCGCCGACGGGGCCAGCCAGGTCGTGCCGACCCAGCGCGGACACTATGCAGGCTTCTACCAGGGCCTGGCCGACGCCCTGCTACGTGGTGCTCCGCTGCCGGTGAACGCCGTCGACTCGGCGCACACCATCGAACTGATCGAACGGATTCACGCCTCGGTGCGGTGA
- a CDS encoding glycosyl hydrolase — protein sequence MATIVVLATFLAACTTTTADSPPVGGDEIRGAAVFPSAEVAPLVSALPQQTVKSLPPARLADGLIPPTNRWFSGLVFGEDSMPVFPLPLTFQLTDTGFAFGLPVVSAEPTVIVGGFAGQIGVQVGAGDTALEQRVTAYDEASVTIGQFVGGTLVGRTVIAEGSPFVTFTATADVALAMPTVFSAADAGQSGGAWTAEVAGDTYGLVSGGTLSAGTDLSLAAGQSATWFALPAGGGLDAFVEAAAHPVTGTRVDYSTDADTAGTTITYDTSDGGDTLIAVLPHQQAGLAKNASCAAGEYPSIYGALTVCHGSSLNWSVPTVAPSGIVDLSAIDSDQRARLADQVRADVLATQTFAADTYFGGKSLYRAANLLAVARQVGADDAVSALTDRLSAALDTWMDPDGCVTRTERCFVYDPAAKGIVGLATSFGSEEFNDHHFHYGYFFYAAAVVAAENPDAAKRWAPVLNLLAADLATSGGSDVFPDRRVFDAYAGHSWASGTSPFGDGNNQESSSEAVTAWNGLALWAAVSDQSTLQTQAEWMLSAEAASARAYWTDFDLADPVYQGFDHTITSLVWGGKRDYATWFSAEPSAMLGILVLPMSPVADYLGGDPARVQANLADALPSGSSGTASYDALFGDYLLMYSALAGREAASDALAAATGLPEDRIDDGNSRAYLLAWLMQHAAG from the coding sequence ATGGCCACGATTGTCGTGCTCGCGACATTTCTGGCCGCCTGCACGACGACCACCGCCGATTCCCCGCCCGTCGGGGGCGACGAGATCAGGGGAGCCGCGGTGTTCCCCAGTGCCGAGGTGGCGCCGCTGGTGAGCGCTCTTCCCCAGCAGACCGTGAAATCCCTGCCCCCGGCCCGGCTCGCCGACGGGCTGATCCCGCCCACCAACCGCTGGTTCTCCGGCCTGGTCTTCGGCGAGGACTCGATGCCGGTGTTCCCGCTGCCGCTGACCTTCCAGCTCACCGACACCGGATTCGCCTTCGGACTGCCGGTGGTGTCTGCGGAGCCCACCGTGATCGTGGGCGGCTTCGCCGGCCAGATCGGGGTGCAGGTCGGCGCCGGGGATACCGCCCTCGAGCAGCGGGTGACGGCCTACGACGAGGCGTCGGTCACCATCGGCCAGTTCGTCGGCGGCACCCTGGTCGGCAGGACCGTGATCGCGGAAGGCTCGCCGTTCGTGACGTTCACGGCCACGGCCGACGTGGCCCTGGCGATGCCGACCGTCTTCTCCGCCGCGGATGCCGGGCAGAGCGGCGGCGCGTGGACCGCGGAGGTCGCCGGCGACACCTACGGGCTGGTCAGCGGCGGCACGCTCTCGGCCGGCACCGATCTGTCCCTGGCAGCGGGCCAGTCCGCCACCTGGTTCGCCCTGCCGGCAGGTGGGGGCCTCGACGCTTTCGTCGAAGCCGCGGCGCATCCGGTCACCGGCACCCGGGTCGACTACTCCACCGATGCCGACACCGCCGGCACCACCATCACCTACGACACCAGCGACGGCGGTGACACCCTGATCGCCGTACTCCCGCACCAGCAGGCGGGCCTGGCGAAGAACGCATCCTGCGCCGCGGGGGAGTACCCGAGCATCTACGGTGCGCTCACGGTCTGCCACGGGTCGTCGCTGAACTGGTCGGTACCCACCGTCGCCCCGAGCGGAATCGTGGACCTTTCCGCCATCGACTCTGATCAACGCGCCCGGCTGGCCGACCAGGTGCGCGCGGATGTGCTGGCCACCCAGACCTTCGCCGCCGACACCTACTTCGGCGGCAAGTCGCTCTACCGGGCCGCCAACCTGCTCGCGGTGGCCCGTCAGGTCGGCGCCGATGACGCGGTGTCCGCCCTCACCGACCGCCTCAGCGCCGCACTCGACACCTGGATGGACCCCGACGGCTGCGTCACCCGCACCGAGCGCTGCTTCGTCTACGATCCCGCCGCGAAGGGCATCGTGGGCCTGGCCACCTCGTTCGGCTCGGAGGAGTTCAACGACCACCATTTCCACTACGGCTACTTCTTTTACGCCGCGGCGGTTGTGGCGGCGGAGAACCCCGACGCCGCGAAACGTTGGGCGCCGGTGCTCAACCTGCTCGCGGCCGATCTGGCCACGAGCGGCGGCAGCGACGTGTTCCCCGACCGACGGGTCTTCGATGCCTACGCCGGGCATTCCTGGGCCAGCGGCACCTCGCCGTTCGGCGACGGCAACAACCAGGAATCCAGTTCGGAGGCCGTGACCGCCTGGAACGGGCTGGCCCTGTGGGCCGCCGTGAGTGACCAGTCCACGCTGCAGACCCAGGCCGAGTGGATGCTCTCAGCCGAGGCCGCCTCGGCCCGGGCCTACTGGACCGACTTCGACCTGGCCGACCCGGTCTACCAGGGGTTCGACCACACCATCACCTCGCTGGTCTGGGGCGGCAAACGGGACTACGCCACCTGGTTCAGTGCCGAACCGAGCGCCATGCTCGGCATCCTGGTGCTGCCGATGAGCCCGGTCGCCGACTACCTCGGCGGCGACCCGGCTCGGGTGCAGGCCAACCTGGCCGATGCCCTGCCCTCCGGCAGCTCCGGCACCGCGAGCTACGACGCCTTGTTCGGCGACTACCTACTGATGTACTCCGCCCTTGCCGGCCGGGAGGCCGCATCCGACGCTCTCGCGGCCGCCACGGGGCTGCCTGAGGACCGGATCGACGACGGGAACAGCCGGGCCTACCTGCTGGCCTGGCTGATGCAGCACGCCGCCGGATAG